In the genome of Ignavibacteriales bacterium, one region contains:
- the nifJ gene encoding pyruvate:ferredoxin (flavodoxin) oxidoreductase produces the protein MERKKVTIDGNEAAAYVAYHTNEVIAIYPITPSSNMGEWCDAWSAVNMKNIWGEVPSVSELQSEGGASGSVHGALQTGALTTTFTASQGLLLMIPNMFKIAGELTSTVFHVSARSIAAQALSIFGDHSDVMATRSTGFALLSSNSVQEVMDLALVAQAAALEARVPFVHFFDGFRTSHEVMKIEQLTIEDMKAMMDDELIIAHRNRALTPDRPVMRGTAQNPDVYFQGRETVNPFYNNCPDIVQKQMDKFAKLVGRQYHLFDYVGAKDAERVIVMMGSGSEAVEETVNYLVAKGEKVGLIKVRLYRPFSIDHFIKAIPNSVKVITVLDRTKEPGASGEPLYLDIVNAISEKHISGELGFNYPKITGGRYGLSSKEFTPAMIKSVYDEMKNAKPKNHFTIGIVEDVTNSSLDFDHSFSVEAPETFKGKFYGLGADGTVGANKNSIKIIGEGTDYFAQGYFVYDSKKSGSTTVSHLRFGPKEIKATYLINRANFIACHQQVFLEKMDMLKDAVEGATFLLNTKVSKDEVWDSLPEKVQKDLIDKKMKLFIIDAYKVGDETGMGVRINTIMQTCFFAISNIFPKEEAIGLIKNSIKKTYGAKGDKIVQMNFNAVDKTLANLFEVEVPNKMTSKIQLQPAVSGNAPKFVHEVTARIIAGDGDNIPVSKMPIDGTYPVATSQWEKRNIALEVPVWDMDVCIQCNKCVIVCPHATIRAKVFDEKLAANAPSTFKYTKFKSKDYGDGMAYSLQVAVEDCTGCALCVDVCPAKNKQETRLKAINMAEQLPLRETERANWDFFLTLPELDRKSVNVTKIKDSQFLQPLFEFSGACSGCGETPYVKLVSQLFGDRTIVANATGCSSIYGGNLPTTPWAVNNEGRGPAWSNSLFEDNAEFGLGFRLAIDKHNLQAKNLLVKYAGDFGGKLVDELLSSEQKDESGIYEQRQRVDSLKSKLNDLLKAGANGKSADYKHLLSLADYLVKKSVWIMGGDGWAYDIGYGGLDHVLASGKNVNVLVLDTEVYSNTGGQMSKATPRAAVAKFAAAGKPMAKKDLGLMAMSYGNVYVAKVAMGANDQHTLRAFLEAEAYDGPSLIIAYSHCIAHGIEMSTAMKNQKAAVDSGHWQLYRFNPDDAAQGKNPFKLESKGLKIPFKDYAYMETRYKMLTKSHPQQAEELIKSAQEDVVERWKMYEKLASGNGAEGTKE, from the coding sequence ATGGAACGAAAGAAAGTAACAATTGATGGTAATGAAGCTGCGGCGTATGTAGCGTATCATACTAATGAAGTAATAGCGATTTATCCAATCACTCCTTCATCAAATATGGGTGAATGGTGTGATGCCTGGTCTGCAGTAAATATGAAAAATATCTGGGGCGAAGTTCCCAGCGTAAGTGAATTACAAAGTGAAGGCGGTGCTTCAGGAAGTGTACACGGCGCATTACAAACAGGCGCATTGACAACTACATTTACTGCGTCACAAGGTTTGCTGCTGATGATCCCGAATATGTTTAAGATAGCAGGTGAATTAACATCAACAGTCTTTCACGTTTCTGCAAGATCAATTGCAGCACAGGCATTATCGATCTTCGGTGATCACAGCGATGTTATGGCAACACGCTCAACAGGCTTTGCACTTCTTTCTTCCAACTCAGTTCAGGAAGTAATGGATCTTGCACTTGTAGCACAGGCTGCTGCCCTTGAAGCAAGAGTACCATTTGTACATTTCTTTGACGGATTCAGGACTTCACACGAAGTAATGAAAATTGAACAGCTTACAATTGAAGATATGAAAGCAATGATGGATGATGAACTTATCATTGCTCATCGTAATCGTGCTTTAACTCCTGACAGACCGGTTATGCGCGGTACAGCACAGAATCCCGATGTTTATTTCCAGGGACGCGAAACGGTAAATCCATTTTATAATAATTGTCCTGACATCGTTCAAAAACAGATGGACAAGTTTGCAAAGTTAGTCGGAAGACAATATCACCTGTTTGATTATGTAGGCGCAAAAGATGCTGAACGTGTTATAGTTATGATGGGCTCAGGTTCAGAAGCTGTTGAAGAAACAGTAAACTACTTAGTCGCTAAAGGAGAAAAAGTTGGTCTGATTAAAGTTAGATTGTACAGACCATTCTCAATCGATCATTTCATAAAAGCAATTCCAAATTCAGTTAAGGTTATAACTGTTCTTGACAGAACAAAAGAACCAGGCGCAAGTGGTGAACCATTATACCTTGATATAGTAAACGCAATTTCAGAAAAACATATTTCAGGAGAACTTGGATTTAATTATCCAAAGATAACCGGCGGACGTTACGGTTTATCATCAAAAGAATTTACGCCTGCGATGATAAAATCTGTTTACGATGAAATGAAAAATGCTAAACCTAAAAATCACTTCACCATTGGTATTGTTGAAGACGTTACAAACTCAAGTCTTGATTTCGATCATTCATTTTCAGTTGAAGCTCCCGAAACATTCAAAGGTAAGTTTTATGGTTTAGGCGCTGACGGAACTGTTGGGGCAAATAAAAATTCAATTAAGATTATCGGTGAAGGAACTGATTATTTTGCCCAGGGTTATTTTGTTTATGATTCAAAGAAATCAGGTTCAACAACCGTATCGCATTTAAGATTCGGACCAAAAGAAATAAAAGCCACGTACCTTATCAACAGGGCTAATTTTATTGCATGTCATCAGCAGGTGTTTTTAGAAAAGATGGATATGCTTAAAGACGCTGTTGAAGGCGCTACATTCCTGCTTAACACAAAAGTTTCAAAAGATGAAGTATGGGATTCACTTCCTGAAAAAGTCCAGAAAGATCTTATTGATAAGAAAATGAAATTGTTTATCATCGACGCATACAAAGTCGGTGATGAAACCGGAATGGGTGTACGTATTAATACAATTATGCAGACCTGCTTCTTTGCTATTTCAAATATCTTTCCTAAAGAAGAAGCAATCGGGTTGATTAAAAATTCAATCAAGAAAACTTACGGCGCAAAAGGCGATAAGATTGTTCAGATGAACTTTAACGCTGTTGACAAAACACTAGCAAACTTATTTGAAGTTGAAGTTCCGAATAAGATGACAAGCAAAATTCAGTTACAGCCTGCAGTATCAGGCAATGCACCAAAATTTGTTCACGAAGTTACCGCAAGAATTATTGCCGGTGACGGTGATAACATTCCTGTAAGTAAAATGCCTATCGACGGTACTTACCCAGTTGCAACATCTCAATGGGAAAAAAGAAATATTGCACTCGAAGTTCCTGTATGGGATATGGATGTTTGTATTCAGTGTAACAAGTGCGTTATAGTTTGTCCGCATGCTACAATCCGCGCAAAAGTATTTGATGAAAAATTAGCAGCTAACGCACCTTCAACATTCAAGTATACAAAGTTCAAATCTAAAGACTACGGCGATGGAATGGCTTACTCATTACAAGTCGCAGTTGAAGATTGTACCGGCTGTGCACTTTGTGTTGATGTATGTCCGGCTAAGAATAAACAGGAAACAAGACTCAAAGCGATTAACATGGCTGAACAGTTACCATTACGCGAAACCGAAAGAGCCAATTGGGACTTCTTCCTTACACTTCCTGAACTCGATAGAAAATCAGTTAACGTGACCAAGATAAAAGATTCACAGTTCCTTCAGCCTTTATTTGAATTTTCGGGAGCATGCTCAGGCTGCGGTGAAACACCTTATGTAAAATTAGTAAGCCAGTTATTCGGCGACAGAACAATTGTAGCAAACGCAACAGGCTGTTCATCTATTTACGGCGGTAATTTACCAACAACACCATGGGCAGTTAATAATGAAGGAAGAGGACCGGCATGGTCTAACTCACTTTTTGAAGATAACGCTGAATTCGGATTGGGATTCAGATTAGCAATTGATAAACACAATTTACAGGCAAAGAATTTACTCGTTAAATATGCCGGAGATTTCGGCGGAAAATTAGTTGATGAACTTCTTAGTTCTGAACAAAAAGATGAGTCCGGGATCTATGAACAAAGACAGAGAGTCGATTCTCTCAAATCTAAATTAAATGATTTACTAAAAGCTGGCGCTAATGGTAAATCAGCTGACTATAAACATTTACTAAGCCTTGCAGATTACCTCGTTAAAAAATCTGTATGGATAATGGGCGGTGATGGATGGGCTTATGATATCGGGTACGGCGGGTTAGACCACGTCTTGGCATCAGGGAAGAATGTAAACGTGCTCGTTCTTGATACTGAAGTTTACTCGAACACCGGCGGACAGATGTCAAAAGCCACTCCTCGCGCGGCTGTAGCAAAATTTGCTGCAGCAGGAAAACCTATGGCAAAGAAAGACCTTGGATTAATGGCAATGTCTTACGGAAACGTTTACGTCGCTAAAGTTGCTATGGGTGCAAATGATCAGCATACACTTAGAGCTTTTCTTGAAGCTGAAGCTTATGACGGACCATCATTAATCATTGCTTACAGCCATTGTATCGCTCACGGAATTGAAATGAGTACAGCGATGAAAAATCAGAAAGCTGCTGTTGACTCTGGTCACTGGCAGTTATACCGCTTTAACCCGGATGATGCAGCACAGGGTAAAAATCCATTCAAACTTGAATCGAAAGGATTAAAGATTCCATTTAAAGATTATGCTTACATGGAAACAAGATATAAGATGCTTACAAAATCACATCCGCAGCAGGCTGAAGAATTAATTAAATCAGCCCAGGAAGATGTTGTTGAAAGATGGAAGATGTATGAAAAACTTGCATCAGGTAACGGTGCCGAAGGTACAAAAGAATAA